From Hylaeus volcanicus isolate JK05 chromosome 2, UHH_iyHylVolc1.0_haploid, whole genome shotgun sequence, the proteins below share one genomic window:
- the LOC128872559 gene encoding protein nervous wreck isoform X1: protein MQPPPRKGNFVKFLKNVHAEQAAKLQAKNQHECDLLEDIRNFTIKKSAIEKSYSEALLKISSAYLNKKIPNIPDLKVDGAEEKWNMWNVWRTVLEENEKLARARLAAVEVFQQQIADDAKSLKIHKIQISKKAIDQLMIVQKELQTCVQDVDKTKKLYFDEEHSAHDVRDKAKDIEEKYVRAMIIIDHGLVIDRKPNARFIVVFRLKKKKGSFFQSITSLQKNSAKVSSKRDALEEKSTGARNDYLLSLAAANAHQNRYFVVDLQNTMQYLEQGVYDKVAEYLTLMGRTELLTCLATQNSFTKIRDQAQQLTREYNIQCCCLYYPVLKQHIQYDFEPCDHDPVERITADHAAAATLGKEARRWSTRIAREVSSIRENNRKLQVLVQLKESGQKTDPNDPQGPDIDTKIDELKHAIRRAETAKLKAESRIECLRNGGVNVDEWLQEVETLSVQDMPRSASSLSVRTDASGTAEHPSSDSFYDSDGDGGSDLTTVERPGSARNAPQQEEESTEERQRHDSEEVDALLEQEKQRIEQLTVGWDDPTAVDWDNEEKDEQTEVHETSEQPPAQPIYKCTALYSYTAQNPDELSIVESEQLEVVGEGDGDGWLRARNYRGEEGFVPQNYLDVEREPEVTSGLSSQGPLLVQQISFSSVDYTIDDHDAVDPDANLQQAAPEAIVQNHIGEMEQYCIALYDYDATCDEELSFFEGDIMRVLKKEPHDVDDGWWEGELRGQRGLFPSLIVEPCGADGSPLTPQENITPPSSAPPVFTPPEVPEFLLEEELAQSLMKESQGGKPSDVNVEQQQQQDGFIINLSKDQKSQYGSQFDGDKESGPGIVVVEVSDESGTKADDEKSKQSQCLNSDQSNDDFGLGVAQIVITAATPMEEIEHPFPGLEETTDDAVKSTESSEGDQPSSTTTTDMNESDCKEATVIMDEKEEQEVTEAAEDIEEKSTVDELPADSAPFPVSSSSGSEADSTSGPSTGDNSQSIPSRGTVIEVQETETEDIEIVPEKMMVVGGRD from the exons ATGCAACCACCACCGAGAAAA ggaaatttcgtaaaattccTGAAGAATGTGCACGCGGAGCAGGCTGCGAAGTTGCAAGCGAAAAATCAGCACGAGTGCGACCTTCTGGAAGACATTCG caaCTTTACAATCAAAAAGTCTGCCATCGAGAAATCCTATTCCGAG GCGCTCCTCAAAATATCTTCTGCCTACTTGAATAAGAAAATACCAAATATACCAGATCTCAAAGTCGATGGCGCAGAAGAAAAATG GAACATGTGGAACGTTTGGCGAACCGTGCTGGAGGAAAACGAAAAGCTCGCCAGAGCGCGATTAGCAGCGGTGGAGGTTTTCCAACAGCAAATCGCCGACGACGCGAAAAGTTTAAAGATTCACAAAATCCAGATATCCAAGAAg GCAATCGACCAATTAATGATAGTACAAAAAGAATTGCAAACGTGCGTGCAAGACGTAGacaaaacgaagaaattatACTTCGACGAAGAGCATAGCGCCCATGATGTACGAGACAAGGCAAAAGACATAGAAGAAAAGTACGTGCGCGCGATGATTATAATTGATCACGGTTTGGTAATCGATCGAAAACCTAATGCACGATTTATCGTCGTTTTCAGactgaagaaaaagaaggggTCCTTCTTTCAATCGATAACTTCATTACAAAAGAACAGCGCTAAG GTAAGCTCTAAACGCGATGCtttggaagaaaaatcaaCCGGAGCTCGGAACGATTATTTACTTAGTCTCGCCGCTGCGAATGCCCATCAAAATAGATATTTTGTAGTCGATTTACAAAACACCATGCAG TATTTGGAGCAAGGCGTTTACGATAAGGTGGCTGAATATTTAACCCTGATGGGTCGTACAGAACTGTTGACCTGTTTGGCAACGCAAAACAGCTTCACGAAAATTCGCGATCAAGCACAACAG CTCACCAGAGAGTACAACATACAATGTTGCTGTCTGTATTATCCTGTTTTGAAGCAACACATACAGTACGATTTCGAGCCTTGCGATCACGATCCAGTAGAAag GATAACGGCCGATCATGCCGCTGCAGCCACGCTCGGGAAGGAAGCTCGTCGCTGGTCGACGAGAATAGCTCGCGAAGTAAGCAGCATCCGAGAAAATAATAGGAAACTTCAAGTTCTCGTGCAACTTAAAGAATCTGGACAAAAG ACTGATCCGAACGATCCACAAGGGCCAGATATAGACACGAAAATCGACGAACTGAAGCACGCGATACGACGAGCAGAG ACAGCAAAGCTAAAGGCAGAATCAAGAATAGAATGCCTTCGAAACGGTGGAG TGAACGTCGACGAATGGCTTCAAGAGGTCGAAACATTAAGCGTGCAGGATATGCCGCGTTCGGCCAGCTCCCTGTCCGTCAGAACCGACGCGTCTGGAACGGCg GAACATCCGTCGTCAGATTCGTTCTACGACAGCGACGGAGATGGTGGAAGCGATTTGACAACCGTCGAGCGGCCAGGCAGCGCACGAAATGCTCCTCAACAAGAAGAGGAATCAACAGAGGAAAGACAGAGGCACGATAGCGAAGAAGTAGATG CTTTGCTCGAACAAGAGAAACAACGAATAGAGCAACTCACCGTCGGTTGGGATGACCCGACAGCCGTAGATTGGGACAACGAGGAGAAAGACGAACAAACCGAAGTCCACGAAACATCTGAACAGCCTCCGGCTCAACCTATATACAAATGCACCGCGCTTTATTCGTACACG GCACAAAATCCAGACGAGTTGTCGATCGTCGAGAGCGAACAACTCGAAGTCGTCGGCGAAGGTGACGGTGACGGTTGGCTACGAGCACGAAATTATCGAGGCGAGGAAGGTTTCGTTCCTCAGAATTATCTCGACGTCGAGAGAGAGCCTGAGGTTACTTCTGGTCTCAGCTCTCAAGGTCCGTTGCTCGTACAGCAAATATCTTTCTCCTCGGTTGATTATACGATCGACGATCACGATGCAGTCGATCCCGACGCTAATCTACAACAGGCTGCCCCTGAAGCTATTGTACAAAATCACATAGGAG AAATGGAACAATACTGTATCGCTCTTTACGATTACGACGCCACATGCGACGAAGAACTTAGCTTCTTCGAGGGTGACATTATGAGAGTTCTGAAGAAGGAACCACACGACGTGGACGACGGATGGTGGGAAGGTGAATTACGTGGACAACGAGGATTGTTCCCGTCTTTAATAGTGGAACCATGTGGCGCTGACGGTTCGCCTTTGACCCCGCAG GAGAACATAACGCCGCCAAGCTCCGCGCCACCTGTATTTACGCCACCAGAGGTTCCAGAATTCTTGTTAGAAGAGGAACTAGCGCAAAGTTTAATGAAAG AATCGCAAGGTGGAAAACCTAGCGACGTAAACGTtgaacaacagcaacagcaagatggttttataataaatctttCGAAGGACCAGAAGAGTCAGTATGGCTCGCAATTCGATGGCGATAAGGAATCCGGGCCTGGTATAGTGG TTGTAGAAGTATCGGATGAATCGGGAACCAAG GCAGATGATGAAAAATCAAAACAGTCGCAATGCTTGAACAGCGACCAGTCTAACGATGATTTTGGACTCGGTGTTGCCCAAATAGTGATCACCGCGGCGACGCCGATGGAAGAGATCGAGCATCCGTTTCCAGGGCTAGAGGAGACCACCGACGACGCGGTGAAATCCACAGAAAGCTCCGAGGGTGATCAGCCATCGAGTACGACAACCACCGACATGAATGAAAGCGACTGCAAGGAAGCAACGGTAATAATGGATGAGAAAGAGGAGCAAGAAGTCACAGAAGCAGCCGAAGACATCGAAGAGAAGTCGACGGTCGATGAATTACCGGCAGACTCTGCCCCGTTCCCAGTTAGCAGCAGTTCTGGTAGCGAGGCGGACTCGACATCCGGGCCAAGCACAGGAGACAATTCCCAATCGATACCATCTCGCGGCACTGTGATCGAGGTACAAGAAACCGAAACGGAGGACATCGAGATCGTACCCGAGAAAATGATGGTAGTGGGAGGAAGG GATTGA
- the LOC128872559 gene encoding protein nervous wreck isoform X3, translated as MQPPPRKGNFVKFLKNVHAEQAAKLQAKNQHECDLLEDIRNFTIKKSAIEKSYSEALLKISSAYLNKKIPNIPDLKVDGAEEKWNMWNVWRTVLEENEKLARARLAAVEVFQQQIADDAKSLKIHKIQISKKAIDQLMIVQKELQTCVQDVDKTKKLYFDEEHSAHDVRDKAKDIEEKYVRAMIIIDHGLVIDRKPNARFIVVFRLKKKKGSFFQSITSLQKNSAKVSSKRDALEEKSTGARNDYLLSLAAANAHQNRYFVVDLQNTMQYLEQGVYDKVAEYLTLMGRTELLTCLATQNSFTKIRDQAQQLTREYNIQCCCLYYPVLKQHIQYDFEPCDHDPVERITADHAAAATLGKEARRWSTRIAREVSSIRENNRKLQVLVQLKESGQKTDPNDPQGPDIDTKIDELKHAIRRAETAKLKAESRIECLRNGGVNVDEWLQEVETLSVQDMPRSASSLSVRTDASGTAEHPSSDSFYDSDGDGGSDLTTVERPGSARNAPQQEEESTEERQRHDSEEVDALLEQEKQRIEQLTVGWDDPTAVDWDNEEKDEQTEVHETSEQPPAQPIYKCTALYSYTAQNPDELSIVESEQLEVVGEGDGDGWLRARNYRGEEGFVPQNYLDVEREPEVTSGLSSQGPLLVQQISFSSVDYTIDDHDAVDPDANLQQAAPEAIVQNHIGEMEQYCIALYDYDATCDEELSFFEGDIMRVLKKEPHDVDDGWWEGELRGQRGLFPSLIVEPCGADGSPLTPQENITPPSSAPPVFTPPEVPEFLLEEELAQSLMKESQGGKPSDVNVEQQQQQDGFIINLSKDQKSQYGSQFDGDKESGPGIVVITAATPMEEIEHPFPGLEETTDDAVKSTESSEGDQPSSTTTTDMNESDCKEATVIMDEKEEQEVTEAAEDIEEKSTVDELPADSAPFPVSSSSGSEADSTSGPSTGDNSQSIPSRGTVIEVQETETEDIEIVPEKMMVVGGRASIPDELQPDQLEKLQNLKESNA; from the exons ATGCAACCACCACCGAGAAAA ggaaatttcgtaaaattccTGAAGAATGTGCACGCGGAGCAGGCTGCGAAGTTGCAAGCGAAAAATCAGCACGAGTGCGACCTTCTGGAAGACATTCG caaCTTTACAATCAAAAAGTCTGCCATCGAGAAATCCTATTCCGAG GCGCTCCTCAAAATATCTTCTGCCTACTTGAATAAGAAAATACCAAATATACCAGATCTCAAAGTCGATGGCGCAGAAGAAAAATG GAACATGTGGAACGTTTGGCGAACCGTGCTGGAGGAAAACGAAAAGCTCGCCAGAGCGCGATTAGCAGCGGTGGAGGTTTTCCAACAGCAAATCGCCGACGACGCGAAAAGTTTAAAGATTCACAAAATCCAGATATCCAAGAAg GCAATCGACCAATTAATGATAGTACAAAAAGAATTGCAAACGTGCGTGCAAGACGTAGacaaaacgaagaaattatACTTCGACGAAGAGCATAGCGCCCATGATGTACGAGACAAGGCAAAAGACATAGAAGAAAAGTACGTGCGCGCGATGATTATAATTGATCACGGTTTGGTAATCGATCGAAAACCTAATGCACGATTTATCGTCGTTTTCAGactgaagaaaaagaaggggTCCTTCTTTCAATCGATAACTTCATTACAAAAGAACAGCGCTAAG GTAAGCTCTAAACGCGATGCtttggaagaaaaatcaaCCGGAGCTCGGAACGATTATTTACTTAGTCTCGCCGCTGCGAATGCCCATCAAAATAGATATTTTGTAGTCGATTTACAAAACACCATGCAG TATTTGGAGCAAGGCGTTTACGATAAGGTGGCTGAATATTTAACCCTGATGGGTCGTACAGAACTGTTGACCTGTTTGGCAACGCAAAACAGCTTCACGAAAATTCGCGATCAAGCACAACAG CTCACCAGAGAGTACAACATACAATGTTGCTGTCTGTATTATCCTGTTTTGAAGCAACACATACAGTACGATTTCGAGCCTTGCGATCACGATCCAGTAGAAag GATAACGGCCGATCATGCCGCTGCAGCCACGCTCGGGAAGGAAGCTCGTCGCTGGTCGACGAGAATAGCTCGCGAAGTAAGCAGCATCCGAGAAAATAATAGGAAACTTCAAGTTCTCGTGCAACTTAAAGAATCTGGACAAAAG ACTGATCCGAACGATCCACAAGGGCCAGATATAGACACGAAAATCGACGAACTGAAGCACGCGATACGACGAGCAGAG ACAGCAAAGCTAAAGGCAGAATCAAGAATAGAATGCCTTCGAAACGGTGGAG TGAACGTCGACGAATGGCTTCAAGAGGTCGAAACATTAAGCGTGCAGGATATGCCGCGTTCGGCCAGCTCCCTGTCCGTCAGAACCGACGCGTCTGGAACGGCg GAACATCCGTCGTCAGATTCGTTCTACGACAGCGACGGAGATGGTGGAAGCGATTTGACAACCGTCGAGCGGCCAGGCAGCGCACGAAATGCTCCTCAACAAGAAGAGGAATCAACAGAGGAAAGACAGAGGCACGATAGCGAAGAAGTAGATG CTTTGCTCGAACAAGAGAAACAACGAATAGAGCAACTCACCGTCGGTTGGGATGACCCGACAGCCGTAGATTGGGACAACGAGGAGAAAGACGAACAAACCGAAGTCCACGAAACATCTGAACAGCCTCCGGCTCAACCTATATACAAATGCACCGCGCTTTATTCGTACACG GCACAAAATCCAGACGAGTTGTCGATCGTCGAGAGCGAACAACTCGAAGTCGTCGGCGAAGGTGACGGTGACGGTTGGCTACGAGCACGAAATTATCGAGGCGAGGAAGGTTTCGTTCCTCAGAATTATCTCGACGTCGAGAGAGAGCCTGAGGTTACTTCTGGTCTCAGCTCTCAAGGTCCGTTGCTCGTACAGCAAATATCTTTCTCCTCGGTTGATTATACGATCGACGATCACGATGCAGTCGATCCCGACGCTAATCTACAACAGGCTGCCCCTGAAGCTATTGTACAAAATCACATAGGAG AAATGGAACAATACTGTATCGCTCTTTACGATTACGACGCCACATGCGACGAAGAACTTAGCTTCTTCGAGGGTGACATTATGAGAGTTCTGAAGAAGGAACCACACGACGTGGACGACGGATGGTGGGAAGGTGAATTACGTGGACAACGAGGATTGTTCCCGTCTTTAATAGTGGAACCATGTGGCGCTGACGGTTCGCCTTTGACCCCGCAG GAGAACATAACGCCGCCAAGCTCCGCGCCACCTGTATTTACGCCACCAGAGGTTCCAGAATTCTTGTTAGAAGAGGAACTAGCGCAAAGTTTAATGAAAG AATCGCAAGGTGGAAAACCTAGCGACGTAAACGTtgaacaacagcaacagcaagatggttttataataaatctttCGAAGGACCAGAAGAGTCAGTATGGCTCGCAATTCGATGGCGATAAGGAATCCGGGCCTGGTATAGTGG TGATCACCGCGGCGACGCCGATGGAAGAGATCGAGCATCCGTTTCCAGGGCTAGAGGAGACCACCGACGACGCGGTGAAATCCACAGAAAGCTCCGAGGGTGATCAGCCATCGAGTACGACAACCACCGACATGAATGAAAGCGACTGCAAGGAAGCAACGGTAATAATGGATGAGAAAGAGGAGCAAGAAGTCACAGAAGCAGCCGAAGACATCGAAGAGAAGTCGACGGTCGATGAATTACCGGCAGACTCTGCCCCGTTCCCAGTTAGCAGCAGTTCTGGTAGCGAGGCGGACTCGACATCCGGGCCAAGCACAGGAGACAATTCCCAATCGATACCATCTCGCGGCACTGTGATCGAGGTACAAGAAACCGAAACGGAGGACATCGAGATCGTACCCGAGAAAATGATGGTAGTGGGAGGAAGGGCAAGTATTCCAGATGAGTTACAACCCGACCAGCTAGAGAAGCTGCAAAATCTGAAAGAATCGAATGCCTAG
- the LOC128872559 gene encoding protein nervous wreck isoform X2, translated as MQPPPRKGNFVKFLKNVHAEQAAKLQAKNQHECDLLEDIRNFTIKKSAIEKSYSEALLKISSAYLNKKIPNIPDLKVDGAEEKWNMWNVWRTVLEENEKLARARLAAVEVFQQQIADDAKSLKIHKIQISKKAIDQLMIVQKELQTCVQDVDKTKKLYFDEEHSAHDVRDKAKDIEEKLKKKKGSFFQSITSLQKNSAKVSSKRDALEEKSTGARNDYLLSLAAANAHQNRYFVVDLQNTMQYLEQGVYDKVAEYLTLMGRTELLTCLATQNSFTKIRDQAQQLTREYNIQCCCLYYPVLKQHIQYDFEPCDHDPVERITADHAAAATLGKEARRWSTRIAREVSSIRENNRKLQVLVQLKESGQKTDPNDPQGPDIDTKIDELKHAIRRAETAKLKAESRIECLRNGGVNVDEWLQEVETLSVQDMPRSASSLSVRTDASGTAEHPSSDSFYDSDGDGGSDLTTVERPGSARNAPQQEEESTEERQRHDSEEVDALLEQEKQRIEQLTVGWDDPTAVDWDNEEKDEQTEVHETSEQPPAQPIYKCTALYSYTAQNPDELSIVESEQLEVVGEGDGDGWLRARNYRGEEGFVPQNYLDVEREPEVTSGLSSQGPLLVQQISFSSVDYTIDDHDAVDPDANLQQAAPEAIVQNHIGEMEQYCIALYDYDATCDEELSFFEGDIMRVLKKEPHDVDDGWWEGELRGQRGLFPSLIVEPCGADGSPLTPQENITPPSSAPPVFTPPEVPEFLLEEELAQSLMKESQGGKPSDVNVEQQQQQDGFIINLSKDQKSQYGSQFDGDKESGPGIVVVEVSDESGTKADDEKSKQSQCLNSDQSNDDFGLGVAQIVITAATPMEEIEHPFPGLEETTDDAVKSTESSEGDQPSSTTTTDMNESDCKEATVIMDEKEEQEVTEAAEDIEEKSTVDELPADSAPFPVSSSSGSEADSTSGPSTGDNSQSIPSRGTVIEVQETETEDIEIVPEKMMVVGGRASIPDELQPDQLEKLQNLKESNA; from the exons ATGCAACCACCACCGAGAAAA ggaaatttcgtaaaattccTGAAGAATGTGCACGCGGAGCAGGCTGCGAAGTTGCAAGCGAAAAATCAGCACGAGTGCGACCTTCTGGAAGACATTCG caaCTTTACAATCAAAAAGTCTGCCATCGAGAAATCCTATTCCGAG GCGCTCCTCAAAATATCTTCTGCCTACTTGAATAAGAAAATACCAAATATACCAGATCTCAAAGTCGATGGCGCAGAAGAAAAATG GAACATGTGGAACGTTTGGCGAACCGTGCTGGAGGAAAACGAAAAGCTCGCCAGAGCGCGATTAGCAGCGGTGGAGGTTTTCCAACAGCAAATCGCCGACGACGCGAAAAGTTTAAAGATTCACAAAATCCAGATATCCAAGAAg GCAATCGACCAATTAATGATAGTACAAAAAGAATTGCAAACGTGCGTGCAAGACGTAGacaaaacgaagaaattatACTTCGACGAAGAGCATAGCGCCCATGATGTACGAGACAAGGCAAAAGACATAGAAGAAAA actgaagaaaaagaaggggTCCTTCTTTCAATCGATAACTTCATTACAAAAGAACAGCGCTAAG GTAAGCTCTAAACGCGATGCtttggaagaaaaatcaaCCGGAGCTCGGAACGATTATTTACTTAGTCTCGCCGCTGCGAATGCCCATCAAAATAGATATTTTGTAGTCGATTTACAAAACACCATGCAG TATTTGGAGCAAGGCGTTTACGATAAGGTGGCTGAATATTTAACCCTGATGGGTCGTACAGAACTGTTGACCTGTTTGGCAACGCAAAACAGCTTCACGAAAATTCGCGATCAAGCACAACAG CTCACCAGAGAGTACAACATACAATGTTGCTGTCTGTATTATCCTGTTTTGAAGCAACACATACAGTACGATTTCGAGCCTTGCGATCACGATCCAGTAGAAag GATAACGGCCGATCATGCCGCTGCAGCCACGCTCGGGAAGGAAGCTCGTCGCTGGTCGACGAGAATAGCTCGCGAAGTAAGCAGCATCCGAGAAAATAATAGGAAACTTCAAGTTCTCGTGCAACTTAAAGAATCTGGACAAAAG ACTGATCCGAACGATCCACAAGGGCCAGATATAGACACGAAAATCGACGAACTGAAGCACGCGATACGACGAGCAGAG ACAGCAAAGCTAAAGGCAGAATCAAGAATAGAATGCCTTCGAAACGGTGGAG TGAACGTCGACGAATGGCTTCAAGAGGTCGAAACATTAAGCGTGCAGGATATGCCGCGTTCGGCCAGCTCCCTGTCCGTCAGAACCGACGCGTCTGGAACGGCg GAACATCCGTCGTCAGATTCGTTCTACGACAGCGACGGAGATGGTGGAAGCGATTTGACAACCGTCGAGCGGCCAGGCAGCGCACGAAATGCTCCTCAACAAGAAGAGGAATCAACAGAGGAAAGACAGAGGCACGATAGCGAAGAAGTAGATG CTTTGCTCGAACAAGAGAAACAACGAATAGAGCAACTCACCGTCGGTTGGGATGACCCGACAGCCGTAGATTGGGACAACGAGGAGAAAGACGAACAAACCGAAGTCCACGAAACATCTGAACAGCCTCCGGCTCAACCTATATACAAATGCACCGCGCTTTATTCGTACACG GCACAAAATCCAGACGAGTTGTCGATCGTCGAGAGCGAACAACTCGAAGTCGTCGGCGAAGGTGACGGTGACGGTTGGCTACGAGCACGAAATTATCGAGGCGAGGAAGGTTTCGTTCCTCAGAATTATCTCGACGTCGAGAGAGAGCCTGAGGTTACTTCTGGTCTCAGCTCTCAAGGTCCGTTGCTCGTACAGCAAATATCTTTCTCCTCGGTTGATTATACGATCGACGATCACGATGCAGTCGATCCCGACGCTAATCTACAACAGGCTGCCCCTGAAGCTATTGTACAAAATCACATAGGAG AAATGGAACAATACTGTATCGCTCTTTACGATTACGACGCCACATGCGACGAAGAACTTAGCTTCTTCGAGGGTGACATTATGAGAGTTCTGAAGAAGGAACCACACGACGTGGACGACGGATGGTGGGAAGGTGAATTACGTGGACAACGAGGATTGTTCCCGTCTTTAATAGTGGAACCATGTGGCGCTGACGGTTCGCCTTTGACCCCGCAG GAGAACATAACGCCGCCAAGCTCCGCGCCACCTGTATTTACGCCACCAGAGGTTCCAGAATTCTTGTTAGAAGAGGAACTAGCGCAAAGTTTAATGAAAG AATCGCAAGGTGGAAAACCTAGCGACGTAAACGTtgaacaacagcaacagcaagatggttttataataaatctttCGAAGGACCAGAAGAGTCAGTATGGCTCGCAATTCGATGGCGATAAGGAATCCGGGCCTGGTATAGTGG TTGTAGAAGTATCGGATGAATCGGGAACCAAG GCAGATGATGAAAAATCAAAACAGTCGCAATGCTTGAACAGCGACCAGTCTAACGATGATTTTGGACTCGGTGTTGCCCAAATAGTGATCACCGCGGCGACGCCGATGGAAGAGATCGAGCATCCGTTTCCAGGGCTAGAGGAGACCACCGACGACGCGGTGAAATCCACAGAAAGCTCCGAGGGTGATCAGCCATCGAGTACGACAACCACCGACATGAATGAAAGCGACTGCAAGGAAGCAACGGTAATAATGGATGAGAAAGAGGAGCAAGAAGTCACAGAAGCAGCCGAAGACATCGAAGAGAAGTCGACGGTCGATGAATTACCGGCAGACTCTGCCCCGTTCCCAGTTAGCAGCAGTTCTGGTAGCGAGGCGGACTCGACATCCGGGCCAAGCACAGGAGACAATTCCCAATCGATACCATCTCGCGGCACTGTGATCGAGGTACAAGAAACCGAAACGGAGGACATCGAGATCGTACCCGAGAAAATGATGGTAGTGGGAGGAAGGGCAAGTATTCCAGATGAGTTACAACCCGACCAGCTAGAGAAGCTGCAAAATCTGAAAGAATCGAATGCCTAG